From a region of the Pseudomonas fulva 12-X genome:
- a CDS encoding DUF748 domain-containing protein: MPKGLRRAATALLIALGLYSLIGFLILPGIALRIANQQLENYATQPARLDRLQLNPFTLELKLWGLRLGEPGKEQVAFEHLAVDLELDSLWSGALHLADVTLVKPHTEVRFSKDGTLNLAQLFKLPPSEPKPDEPSEPFPLRIDRIELAGGNLRFQDLRPQDPIDIHYDDLNLELHNLSTLPDDNADMTLVATGPAGGRIDWSGELSLSPFSSSGTLKITDEPMQAFWPYVRDAVPLVLEQGVVNLATDYRLDLRKGTELTLSNARIKAAPFAMKTPDGKPLIKLQSLEVSETSLDLAKQQVVIGKVRGQQLEAWASREKDGQLDWQKLFAGDAKPAPAAKADSPEPAKSETTAKAENAPAKESAKPWQVQVKDVQLRDYHAHLVDRVPAEEVAVELGPLNLDMQNFDSLGTSPFNLKLDTGVGKQGKLQAEGQVQLSPTTASLKVATRNLDMRVAQAYISPFIHLELRSGLLNSDLDVALTSTEPLALRVQGKAQVTQLHTLDTIKDRDLLRWKQLDLGGIDYRHGERLDIERVDLEQPYARFIINEDLTTNVNELIIKQPAGNAAQAKSSADASASKPMAIRIGEVSLKDGSANFADFSLRPNFATAVQQLNGRIGTLDSAANKAAPVNITGKVDRYAPVSIKGSLTPFDPMQSLDIATQFKQVELTTLTPYSGKFAGYRIRKGRLNLDLHYRINEGKLNAENKVLIEQLQLGEKVDSPDAVDLPIRLAVALLKDTQGRISLELPVQGNLNDPQFSVMPIVWQTLRNLVLRTAQAPFKFIGGLVRGGSDMDLSTVAFAPGSAELDEQAQKTLDTLADALQERPTLRLEIEGAAAQSADGPLLAERRLEREYQDYLYRIMQRRGDKVPADAEELVVPEDEKAPLLEGIYRARLKQQPPAEWSKLSGEERTAKLHAAVLASWSDSRGLQRQLAQQRAAAIKDYLVDRDKLADERIYLLDVNLGQAEPDGHVATSLHLGSE, from the coding sequence CGCCTGGGCGAGCCCGGCAAGGAACAGGTGGCGTTCGAACATCTGGCGGTCGATCTCGAGCTGGACAGTCTGTGGAGCGGCGCCCTGCACCTGGCGGACGTCACCCTGGTCAAGCCGCACACCGAGGTGCGCTTCAGCAAGGACGGCACCTTGAACCTGGCGCAGCTGTTCAAGCTGCCGCCCAGCGAGCCCAAGCCCGATGAGCCGAGCGAGCCGTTCCCGCTGCGCATCGACCGTATCGAACTGGCCGGCGGCAATCTGCGCTTTCAGGACCTGCGCCCGCAGGATCCGATCGACATCCACTACGACGACCTGAACCTCGAGCTGCACAACCTCAGCACCCTGCCCGACGACAACGCCGACATGACCCTGGTGGCCACCGGCCCGGCGGGCGGGCGTATCGACTGGAGCGGCGAGCTGAGCCTCAGCCCGTTCAGCTCCAGCGGCACCCTGAAGATCACAGACGAACCCATGCAGGCGTTCTGGCCCTACGTGCGCGACGCCGTGCCGCTGGTGCTCGAACAGGGCGTGGTCAACCTCGCCACCGACTATCGGCTGGACCTGCGCAAGGGCACCGAGCTGACCCTCAGCAACGCACGCATCAAAGCCGCACCGTTCGCCATGAAAACGCCGGACGGCAAGCCGCTGATCAAGCTGCAATCTCTTGAAGTCAGCGAAACCTCGCTGGATCTGGCCAAGCAGCAGGTGGTGATCGGCAAGGTGCGCGGGCAGCAGCTCGAAGCCTGGGCGAGCCGTGAAAAGGATGGCCAGCTGGACTGGCAGAAGCTGTTTGCTGGTGACGCGAAACCCGCTCCAGCAGCCAAGGCAGACAGCCCTGAGCCCGCCAAATCTGAAACAACCGCCAAGGCAGAAAATGCGCCGGCGAAAGAATCGGCCAAGCCCTGGCAGGTACAGGTCAAGGACGTGCAATTGCGCGACTACCACGCGCACCTGGTCGACCGCGTGCCGGCCGAGGAAGTCGCCGTCGAGCTCGGCCCGCTGAATCTGGACATGCAGAACTTCGACAGCCTGGGTACCTCGCCTTTCAACCTCAAGCTGGATACCGGCGTCGGCAAGCAGGGCAAGCTGCAGGCTGAAGGCCAGGTGCAGCTCAGCCCGACTACCGCCAGCCTGAAGGTTGCCACCCGCAACCTCGATATGCGGGTAGCCCAGGCCTACATCAGCCCCTTCATCCACCTGGAACTGCGCAGCGGCCTGCTGAACAGTGATCTCGACGTCGCCCTGACCAGCACCGAGCCGCTGGCGTTGCGCGTGCAGGGCAAGGCGCAGGTGACCCAGCTGCACACCCTGGACACCATCAAGGACCGCGACCTGCTGCGCTGGAAGCAGCTCGACCTGGGCGGCATCGACTACCGCCACGGCGAGCGCCTGGACATCGAGCGGGTGGACCTGGAACAGCCCTACGCCCGCTTCATCATCAACGAAGACCTGACCACCAACGTCAACGAGCTGATCATCAAGCAGCCGGCCGGCAACGCCGCGCAGGCGAAGTCGTCGGCTGATGCGTCGGCGAGCAAACCCATGGCGATCCGCATCGGCGAGGTCAGTCTGAAAGATGGCTCGGCCAACTTCGCCGACTTCAGCCTGCGGCCCAACTTCGCCACTGCCGTGCAGCAGCTCAACGGCCGCATCGGTACCCTCGACAGCGCCGCCAACAAGGCCGCACCGGTGAACATCACCGGCAAGGTGGATCGCTACGCGCCAGTCAGCATCAAGGGCAGCCTGACACCTTTCGACCCGATGCAGAGCCTGGATATCGCCACCCAGTTCAAACAGGTCGAGCTGACCACCCTGACGCCCTACTCCGGCAAATTCGCCGGCTACCGCATCCGCAAGGGCCGCCTGAATCTGGACCTGCATTACCGCATCAACGAGGGCAAGCTCAACGCCGAAAACAAGGTATTGATCGAGCAGTTGCAGTTGGGCGAGAAGGTCGACAGCCCGGACGCCGTCGACCTGCCGATCCGCCTGGCCGTGGCCCTGCTCAAGGACACCCAGGGGCGCATTTCCCTAGAGTTGCCGGTGCAGGGCAACCTCAACGACCCGCAGTTCAGCGTCATGCCCATCGTCTGGCAGACCCTGCGCAACCTGGTGCTGCGCACCGCCCAGGCGCCGTTCAAGTTCATCGGCGGGCTGGTCAGGGGCGGCAGCGACATGGACCTGAGCACCGTGGCCTTCGCGCCGGGCAGCGCCGAGCTTGATGAGCAGGCACAGAAAACCCTGGACACCCTGGCCGACGCCCTGCAGGAGCGCCCCACCCTGCGCCTGGAAATCGAAGGCGCAGCCGCCCAGAGCGCCGACGGCCCGCTGCTTGCCGAGCGGCGGCTGGAGCGTGAGTACCAGGACTACCTGTACCGCATCATGCAGCGCCGCGGTGACAAGGTGCCTGCCGACGCCGAGGAGCTGGTGGTGCCCGAGGACGAAAAGGCGCCGCTGCTCGAAGGCATCTACCGTGCGCGCCTCAAGCAGCAGCCTCCGGCCGAATGGTCCAAACTGAGCGGTGAAGAACGTACCGCCAAGCTGCACGCAGCGGTGCTCGCCTCTTGGAGTGACAGTCGCGGTCTGCAGCGCCAGCTCGCGCAGCAACGCGCGGCGGCGATCAAGGACTACCTGGTGGACCGCGACAAACTGGCGGACGAGCGCATCTACCTGCTCGACGTCAATCTGGGCCAGGCTGAGCCCGATGGCCATGTGGCCACTTCCCTTCATCTGGGCAGCGAGTGA
- the dauA gene encoding C4-dicarboxylic acid transporter DauA translates to MPTLFAACRQSLRSGYSWASLRGDLAAGLTVGIIAIPLAMALAIAVGVAPQHGLYTVLVAAPLIALCGGSRFNISGPTAAFVVILLPITQQFGIGGLLLCTVMAGLILIALGLLKAGRLIEFVPYPVTLGFTAGIGIVIATLQLKDLLGLQLAGQPSHYVQQIQMLWQALPGIQPGDTLVALACLGVLLVWPRLVPRVPGHLVALTVGALLGLALERSGLPVATLGERFSYSVDGISYPGIPPFLPSFAWPWQLPGADGQPLVLSFELIRQLLAPAFAIAMLGAIESLLCAVVADGMTGSKHDPNAELLGQGIGNLVAPLFGGITATAAIARSATNVRAGARSPLAAIIHAGVVLAAILFLAPLFSYLPMAALAALLLMVAWNMSEAHHVAHTLRIAPRSDVLVLLTCLSLTVLFDMVLAVGVGLLLAAGLFIKRMSELTDARRLPRDGHQALSDLPEHGLALAIRGPLFFGAAQRTLEALRRLDPHIRVVILDVSAVPMLDMTALAALHSTVLEYRKQGIALIVSGASPSLRLKLRRAGLQRAHGRLSYARDLLQARAICESWPSDA, encoded by the coding sequence ATGCCCACCCTGTTCGCCGCCTGCCGCCAGAGCCTGCGTAGTGGCTACTCCTGGGCCAGCCTGCGTGGCGACCTGGCCGCCGGTCTCACGGTGGGCATCATCGCCATTCCCCTGGCCATGGCGCTGGCCATCGCCGTTGGCGTGGCGCCGCAACACGGCCTCTACACGGTATTGGTCGCCGCCCCGCTGATTGCCCTGTGCGGCGGCTCGCGTTTCAACATTTCCGGCCCCACGGCGGCTTTCGTGGTGATTCTGCTGCCGATCACCCAGCAGTTCGGCATCGGCGGGCTGTTGCTGTGCACGGTCATGGCCGGATTGATCCTGATCGCCCTGGGCCTGCTCAAAGCCGGAAGGCTGATCGAGTTCGTGCCCTACCCGGTCACCCTGGGTTTTACCGCCGGCATCGGCATTGTCATCGCTACCCTGCAACTCAAGGATCTGCTCGGCCTGCAACTGGCCGGGCAGCCGAGCCACTACGTGCAGCAGATCCAGATGCTCTGGCAGGCCCTGCCCGGCATCCAGCCTGGCGACACCCTGGTGGCACTGGCCTGCCTCGGCGTGTTGCTGGTGTGGCCGCGGCTGGTGCCGCGGGTGCCCGGCCACCTGGTGGCGCTGACGGTCGGTGCGCTGCTGGGCCTGGCGCTGGAACGCAGCGGTTTGCCGGTGGCAACGCTGGGCGAGCGCTTTAGCTACAGCGTCGATGGCATTAGCTACCCAGGCATTCCGCCGTTTCTGCCGAGCTTCGCCTGGCCCTGGCAACTGCCGGGGGCCGATGGCCAGCCGCTGGTGCTGTCATTCGAACTGATCCGCCAGTTACTGGCGCCGGCCTTTGCCATCGCCATGCTCGGCGCCATCGAGTCACTGCTCTGTGCGGTGGTGGCCGATGGCATGACCGGCAGCAAGCACGACCCAAATGCCGAACTGCTCGGCCAGGGCATCGGCAATCTGGTCGCTCCGCTGTTTGGTGGCATCACGGCTACCGCCGCCATCGCCCGCAGCGCCACCAACGTGAGGGCCGGTGCACGCTCGCCGCTGGCTGCGATCATCCATGCCGGTGTGGTGCTGGCGGCGATCCTGTTTCTCGCCCCGCTGTTCAGCTATCTGCCGATGGCCGCCTTGGCCGCTCTGCTGCTGATGGTGGCGTGGAACATGAGCGAGGCCCACCACGTGGCCCACACCCTGCGCATCGCGCCGCGCAGCGACGTGCTGGTGCTGCTCACCTGCCTCTCGCTGACGGTGCTGTTCGACATGGTGCTGGCGGTGGGCGTCGGCCTGTTGCTGGCCGCCGGGCTGTTCATCAAGCGCATGAGCGAGCTGACCGATGCCAGGCGCCTGCCGCGCGACGGTCATCAGGCCCTGAGCGACCTGCCCGAGCACGGGCTGGCGTTGGCCATTCGCGGGCCGCTGTTCTTTGGCGCGGCGCAGCGCACGCTGGAAGCGCTGCGCCGCCTCGACCCACATATCCGCGTGGTGATTCTGGATGTCAGCGCGGTGCCGATGCTCGACATGACCGCACTCGCCGCCTTGCACAGCACCGTGCTGGAGTACCGCAAGCAGGGCATCGCCCTGATCGTCAGCGGCGCGTCACCGTCATTGCGCCTGAAGCTGCGCCGGGCGGGCCTGCAGCGGGCCCATGGGCGGCTCAGTTACGCTCGTGATCTGCTCCAGGCGCGAGCAATCTGCGAGAGCTGGCCAAGCGACGCCTGA
- a CDS encoding PA4642 family protein yields MRKDKKQVIGDDISDEQIKLFLAVEPADATPPSLHKLVKAYRGLRDHDFERFVGFFVEAGYDLDAKDADGNDFIALIQDQRNAEAYIAAVNAARG; encoded by the coding sequence ATGCGTAAAGACAAGAAGCAGGTGATTGGTGACGACATCAGCGATGAGCAGATCAAGCTGTTTCTCGCCGTGGAACCGGCCGACGCTACACCGCCTTCGCTGCACAAACTGGTCAAGGCATACCGCGGCCTGCGCGACCATGACTTCGAGCGTTTCGTAGGCTTCTTCGTCGAGGCCGGTTACGACCTGGATGCCAAGGACGCCGACGGTAATGACTTCATCGCCCTGATCCAGGATCAGCGCAATGCTGAGGCTTATATCGCGGCAGTCAACGCTGCTCGCGGTTAA
- a CDS encoding DUF2845 domain-containing protein, whose translation MTMIKTLIPCALLVLLAGTANASTWRCDRAIASTGDTTAEVQAKCGEPNNRSFIGYKDQTDRYGFTHEVQIEEWSYGPRNGMNYFLRFEGNRLERIDSKRGD comes from the coding sequence ATGACCATGATCAAGACATTAATCCCCTGTGCCCTGCTGGTGCTGCTGGCCGGCACCGCCAATGCCTCGACCTGGCGCTGCGACAGAGCGATCGCCAGCACCGGCGACACCACGGCCGAAGTACAGGCCAAATGCGGCGAACCGAACAACCGTTCGTTCATCGGCTACAAGGATCAGACCGACCGCTACGGCTTCACCCATGAGGTGCAGATCGAGGAATGGAGCTACGGCCCGCGCAACGGCATGAACTACTTTCTGCGTTTCGAGGGCAATCGCCTGGAGCGGATCGACAGCAAGCGCGGTGATTAG
- a CDS encoding IS110 family transposase, with amino-acid sequence MAMPAKQFIIGIDVAKVELVSYCEQAGQHQSFRNTQPEIRKWLALQPANTAICVEATNIYHLDLVEMAYEKGFAVYVVDGYQLSNYRKGIGGRVKTDASDACLLARFLDREGSALRPWVPPPPVYRKLQSLLRRRAALVSARTSLVQSWSNEGVLKEAFNSFIKHFESLDLLIQKQLKTVVREAGLTEQVVRCQKVEGIGFLTAVALVTAFIRGEFRSSDAYIAFLGMDLKVADSGQKSGRRRLTKRGCSEVRRLLHNAAMAASKSAAWKELYEYYRSKGKATTQVLVILARKLARVAFALMKTQGEYVSRRA; translated from the coding sequence ATGGCAATGCCAGCGAAGCAATTCATCATCGGTATCGATGTCGCCAAAGTTGAACTGGTTAGTTATTGCGAGCAGGCCGGTCAACATCAGTCGTTTCGAAACACTCAGCCAGAGATTCGCAAGTGGTTGGCACTTCAACCGGCCAATACGGCTATTTGTGTTGAGGCCACCAACATCTATCACCTGGATTTGGTTGAGATGGCTTACGAGAAAGGGTTTGCCGTCTATGTCGTTGACGGCTACCAGTTGAGTAACTATCGCAAGGGCATTGGCGGGCGAGTTAAAACCGATGCCTCTGACGCCTGCTTACTTGCCCGTTTTCTGGATCGTGAAGGCAGCGCCCTTCGCCCCTGGGTACCGCCGCCCCCCGTTTATCGAAAGCTCCAGAGCCTCCTGCGACGCCGGGCAGCACTGGTTTCGGCTCGTACTAGCCTGGTCCAGAGCTGGAGCAACGAGGGGGTTCTCAAAGAAGCCTTCAACAGTTTCATCAAGCACTTCGAGTCTCTTGATCTTCTGATCCAGAAGCAATTGAAAACGGTGGTGAGAGAGGCCGGACTGACAGAGCAGGTAGTTCGATGCCAGAAAGTCGAAGGCATTGGTTTTCTGACTGCTGTCGCTTTAGTCACTGCGTTCATCCGTGGCGAATTCAGAAGCAGTGATGCATACATCGCGTTTTTGGGCATGGATCTGAAAGTCGCAGATTCAGGCCAAAAGTCTGGGCGTCGCCGTTTGACCAAACGAGGGTGTTCGGAAGTGCGCAGACTGCTGCATAACGCCGCTATGGCCGCCAGCAAATCTGCGGCCTGGAAAGAGCTATACGAGTACTACCGCAGCAAAGGCAAAGCAACCACTCAGGTCTTGGTCATCCTGGCTAGAAAGCTCGCCAGAGTCGCATTCGCCTTGATGAAAACTCAAGGCGAATACGTCAGCAGAAGGGCATAA
- a CDS encoding DUF2845 domain-containing protein, translated as MKRLSLLLVLCASPLLSHADTLRCGSKLVNLGDRTFEVMQKCGEPEFRDPVGYTVGPYNRRETSIEEWAYEPSNGMFTILTFEGNRLTRIERKRRQ; from the coding sequence ATGAAACGACTGAGTCTGCTGCTGGTGCTATGCGCCAGCCCACTGCTGAGCCACGCCGATACACTGCGCTGCGGCAGCAAGCTGGTGAACCTGGGGGATCGCACCTTCGAAGTGATGCAGAAATGCGGCGAACCGGAGTTCCGCGACCCGGTGGGTTACACGGTCGGCCCCTACAACCGGCGCGAAACCAGTATCGAGGAATGGGCCTACGAGCCCAGCAACGGCATGTTCACCATCCTGACCTTCGAGGGCAATCGGCTGACGCGCATCGAGCGCAAACGCCGGCAATGA